The Devosia sp. 1566 sequence TGAACCCGACCAAGAGGGTGAGGAAAACCGCAGCGCTCAGGGCATAGATCTTGAGCGCCAGTGTTGGTGCCAGCCGCGCCAACAGCGCGCCGATCGAAAGGTAGGTCACCGCCGAGAGCATCGAGTGCCCGCTGGGAAAGCTCGAGGTAAACTGGTGGGTAAAAGATTCAAGATCGGGGCGGGGACGGTCGTAACCCATCTTGAGCAAGGTGCTGAGCGCCGTGCCGCTCAGCACGCACACCACCATGAGGAGGGCCGCATGGCGCAGGCCTGCCAGCACCAGATAGATCGCCACGCCCACGACAAGGAGCCCGAGGCAGGCGAAGCTGCCCAGCGCGGTGACGTCGCGCATCATCTCCTGCACCCACAGCGGCCCGATCAACTGATGGCTCGGGTCGGGCGTGCGGAACAACATCAGGAGGGCGGTGTCGAAAGCCTCGGTATCGCCTTCGCTGACCTGGTCGGCCAGTGACAGAAACGCCAGCACGAGCCCGCTCACCACGGCGACGCCAGCCAGCACACTCGCTTCCCCACGAGCGAAGTTGATGACGCTGCGCAGGTTCAACAATTGGGAAAGCGATCTTGCCATGTTTGCCTCTATTGGTGGGCGAGCAACGCCGCCGGAGGTCGCGATGTTCCACAATCGCAGGTGAGCCTTGTGGTGCGACGCCGCTGCATTGAACCATAGCGCGCTCTCACCGTTGTGTAACAGCGATTCCCCTCCTTTCAGCGGGCGACACTGATGGTCGAACGACATTTCCACGTGATCCTTAACACCAATGCCGGCACGGCCCATGCAACCGGCACGACGGGTGAGACGCTGGCGGCCATGTTCGCCGAGGCGGGGCTGGAGGCCACCATCGACGCCGACGGCGACGCTCCCTTCAAGGAGCGCATCGAGCGGGCGCTGCAAAGCCCCGCCGATACCATAGTTGCCGCCGGTGGTGATGGCACGATCACGGCGCTCGCCCATGCGCTGGTCGGGACGGACAAGAACCTCGCCATCCTGCCGCTCGGGACCGTCAACCTGCTGGCGCGTGACCTGCATTTGCCCCTCACCGTGCCCGACGCGGTCAAGCAGCTGCAAACCGCCGAGTTGCGCCGCATCGATGTGGGGCAGATCAACGGGCAAACCTTCCTGCATAAGGTCGTCATCGGCACCATCCCCGGGGTAGCGGCTGGGCGCGAGCATATTCGCGGCACCATGAGCATCGGCACCAAGATCGCTTTTTTCCGCTATTTCACTCGCCGCCTGGCGCGGGCACGGCGCATGGCCGTGCGCATCATGCCGCGCTCGGGCGAAGCGCGGGTGGAGCGGGTGCAGTCCATTGCCGTGTCAAGCAATGCCTATGAGGAGGGGTTCGGCAAGTTCTTTGCCCGCAACCGGCTGGATCGTGGGAGCCTGACGCTTTATGTGATCAAGCACCTCAATCTTGGAGATGTGGCGCGCCTGACGGCGCGCATGTTGCTCGGACGGTGGCGTGACGATGAGGCTCTCACCATTGAAAGCGTTGACGAATTGACCATCGAAACCCGCAAGAAGGCCCTCAAGGTGATGTTGGACGGAGAGGTCGAGACCTTCTCGACACCCTTGCATTTCAAGATCCTGCCCCTGGCGCTTTCGGTGCTGGCGCCGGCTGCCCCCGAGGCGCCCTCTGATGCTCCGCTCCCCCTGGAGGAGGGGCTGGCGCCATGAAGGTCGTCCATCTGTCCGACTTGCATTTCGGCAAGCATGACACACGCATATCCGCAGGGTTGGCGGCCGATATCGAATTGCAACAGCCCGATCTGGTAGTGGTGAGCGGCGATTTTGCTCAGGTCGGCAGCCGGGAAGAGTTCGTTACGGCGCGAGCTTTTCTCGATTCCCTGAGCGCGCCCTATTTTGCAGTTCCCGGCAATCACGACGTCCCGGCGATCAATCTGGTACGCCGGTTCCTCAACCCCTATGGTCTTTACCGCCGCTATATCGCTGAGGAGCTGGAGCCGTTCCTGGAACTCAATGGTGTCGCCTTTGTGGGTATGCGCACGTCTCGCCGCATGCGGCTGGAATGGAACTGGGGCCATGGCACCATTTCGCGCGATCAGCTGGAGCATCTTGAGGAGCGGTTCAGCAAGGCCTCTCCCGATGCAATCCGCGTGGTCGTTGCCCACCATCCACTGCTTTATCCCACCCAGCCCATGCAGCAAACCGAGGCCCGGATCGTCAAGCGAGCCGACGAGGCGCTCGAGACCTTTTCGCGTCTGGGCGTGCGGCTGGTGTTATCGGGGCATTTCCACCTCTCTTATGTGCGCAAGCACGAGGCGGTTGGTGCGGTCAAGGCAGGGGCGCCTACAGGGCTGCGTAAATCGGCCGTGGCGCCGATTTTGGTGGCGCAGGCGTCTTCTACCATTTCAACGCGCCTGCGCGGTGAGCCTAACGCCTACAACCTCATTGATTTCAAGGACGGCATGATCGTCATCACCGTGCGCGAATGGGCGGGCGAAACCTGGAAAACGCGCGAAAAGGCCAGCGAGCCCGCTTGAGCGGTGTTGCGCGCGGCCTCCCGGCTGCCGGGCGCCAAACTGCGCGCAAAAAAAGACCCAGAGCAGTGTGCATGGCTCTGGGTCTTGCTATTCTTTGGAGGTCGCAGTTGGCCACTGCTGCATCTCAACGTCAGTAGCGCGCAAACGGTTCCTTATGGTGCGCCTTTTTGTGCGCGCTCATTGTCCTTGTCGGCCTGTTCGGCGGCACCACGGGGCCCCGCCGGCTTGGGGGCACGATCGGCAACCGGGCTGTAGTTGGGATCCTCATCATCGACCGCCTTGCCGATGGGTTGAGCGGGTCCGCGCGGATTTTGGTTGGTCATGACTGAACTCCCTAGTCGCCGTCGACAGCAACAGTCAGGGTTGCAAGAACGGCAGTGGTTACAGCGATCAACATGATAGTCATCGATTAACTCGACTGTTGGGTGGTCATGGGAGAACAACCCTCGTGGGGCGGGGGCGTTCCCTACCGATCGGCACTAACTTGAGCGAGCTGCCCGCGCCGCAGCGGTACCCCGATCAGGCGCTCATATTCAGCTTCCGGGACGCCGTAGCTGCCTTGGGCCACTGTTTCAAGCGTCGCACGGGAGACCACCTGCACATTGCCGCGCGTGGCCCGGATGGCGCCCAGCCCCTCGATCGTGTGCAATGCGTCGGTGATCCCGGCGCGGCGCACGCCGAGCCGCGTGGCCAGCAATTCATGGGTGAGGGGCAGATCGTTGCGATCGAGCCGGTCATGGGTCATCAACAGCCAGCGCGCAAGGCGCTGGTGCACGCTGTAGCGGGCATTGGCGACCACCGAATGGATGATCTGCAATTCAAGCGCGTGCACGAAGCGGAGCAGCAATTGCATGGTGGCATGGTGCCCGCCAATGGTCCGGCGCAGCGCTTCGCCGCTGATCTGCCAGCCACTGCCCTCGATCTGCATGGAAATTTCATAGGGACTGGTGCCCACGGAAAGCAAGCCCTGATGGCCAATCATCGCCTCGCGGCCAAGATGGGCGGCTTCGACCATCTGGTTGTCCCCGCTGCGCGCCACAGCCGAAGCGAGCCCGGCTTCCAGAAAGACGTGGCACTGCACTGCCTGTCCTGCTCCGGCCAGAACCGTGTTGGTGGGCAGGCGCAAAAATTTGAGATGAGGATAAAGCGCAGCAAAGCTGTCTGCTGGCATGGTCCGTAGCAAATAATTGCCCATCAAGGGCTGGCGCGATTTGGGCACGGGGGCTCGTTTCTAGAGGGGAAAAGAGTGGCTGCAGACATAACTTACAGAAGCGCAAGTCGTTCGCTTTTTTCTACAGTCGGACGAGGGCAGGAAAAACCGGAGTAGTCGCACTGATGCGCAAGAAACCCTTGGTGATTGGCTGGACGCTGGTGCCGTCCGAGCGCATGGCCCTGCTGGCCCGCTTCGTGCCGGTTTATCCTGATGTGGTTGCCCACCATGTGACGCTGCAATTTGGGGCGCCCGCCTGGGCAGCGCTCCCTGTGGAACGAACTGGCGACATCGTCGGCCGGACCGATGACGGCGTGGGTTTGGAAGCCCTGGTGCTGCGGATCGGCGGCACGAGCGATCGGCCGGGTGGGGGGACCTACCACATCACCTGGTCGCTGGACCGAGGCGCCGGGCGCAAGCCAGCCGACAGCAACGAAGTCCTGGCTCGCCTGGGCTGGACCGACATCCCGCCGGTTTGCGTGCGATTGCTGCCCGGCCGGTTCTAGCTCAGATAAAGCCGCGCTCGCGCAGTTCGGCAATCGACTGGGCGGCGCTGCGATGATGTACGAAAATGCCGCCGGCTTCTTCCCAGAGATGCCGGTACTTGTCGCGGTCGTCCACCAGCACATCGCCGGGATGGGCATGTTCGCGCTTGAGGGCGGCGCTGGTGGTGATCACCGGCACGCCGGGGAAATGCTGCTCGGCCCAGCGCCGCTTTTGTGGCTCGGCCCAATTGCCCCGAGGCAGGCCGGTGAGGATGATGGGGTTGAGATGCTTGACGGCGTCGAACAACTCCATGGCGTCAGGCAGGGGTTCGAGCCGCGCGAAGAACTCTGGCGCGGTTGCTAGGGCCTTCCAAAACTTGCCCAAGCCATGGCGGCGTTCATAGTCGCGCGTCGACATGCCGAAAATGGCCTCCGCCCCCTTGTCGAAATCGGCCAGAACGCCATCGCAATCCAGATAAACCTGCGCCATCCCCGTCCTCCTCAGCGCTTCAATGCGCAACGGGGCAAGTGGCTCCGCCTGCCCAGCATGAGGGGGTTCGCGCAGGACCGCGCATGGCGGCAGTGAACTAAGTTGAATAGCGACATCATGTTTGGTTGACACATTTTAGAATGGTTATAAGGTGCAGCGATCAAACGATGCAGCCGCTCCGCGCTCCGCGAGAGGAGCGGACAGAAAGGTCGATCTTGAGACTGACGCGTCAATCCAACTACGCCATCCGCACACTGGTTTACTGTGCAGTTAACGAGCCGGGTCTGAGCCGCGTTGCCGACATCGCCCGCGCTTATGCCATTTCCGAGCTGTTTTTGTTCAAGCTGATCAAGCCGCTGGTCGAAAATGGCCTGCTGCGCACCGTGCGCGGGCGCAAGGGCGGCATTACGCTGGGCAAACCTGCTGACCAGATCACGCTGCTTGAAACTATCCGGCTGACGGAAGAAAATTTCGCCCTGGCAGAGTGCTTTGAAGAAGGGGCCGATTGTCCCCTGATCGGCGAATGCGACCTGAACGGAGCCCTGCGCGAAGCACTGGGTGCGTTCTTCACCGTGCTGGAAGGCTACACCATCGCCGATCTGGCGCACAAGAAGCGCTCGATCCGCGAGCGGCTTGGCTTGCAGATGCTCGAGGAAGTCGGTCAAGCCGACGAGATCGAGGAAATCGAGCCGGAAGCCAGCCCAGCCTAGCAACAGGCCCGCTGCTGCCTTATCTAGGCTGGTTGGGACCTTTGCGTCCCGACCGGCCCTTTGCGCTTGTCTCGCATTGATCCGCCCCTATCTTCGTGATTTATCGCGCCCAAACGCTTGGACGACTTATGGCTGCTGCCCCGCTTCTTTCCCTACAAAATATCCAACTGACCTTTGGCGGCACGCGCCTCCTCGAGGGCGCCGAACTGATTGTTTCCCCGGGCCAGCGCATTGCGCTGGTGGGACGCAATGGCTCCGGCAAATCCACCTTGCTCAAGATCGCGGCCGGCGACGTGCAGCATGATGGGGGCGTTCGCTTCGTTGAGCCCAGCGCCACCTTGCGCTACCTGCCGCAAGAGCCTGATCTGTCGGCCTTTGCTACTACACTCGAATATGTCGAGGGGGGGCTTGGGCCGGGCGATGATCTTTATCGCGCCCAGTACCTACTGGAATCGCTGGGGCTGACCGGCACGGAAAATCCGAAAAACCTTTCTGGCGGCGAGGGACGCCGGGCGGCGCTGGCGCGAGTTTTGGCGCCAAAGCCAGATATCCTGCTGCTGGACGAGCCCACCAACCATCTTGACCTGCCGGCCATCGAATGGCTGCAGCAGGAACTCAACTCCATGCGCTCGGCCATGGTGCTGATCAGCCACGACCGTCGCTTCCTGTCGGACCTGACCCGCGCCACGGTGTGGCTCGATCGCGGGGTGACGCGGCGGCTGGACAAGGGCTTCTCGGCGTTTGAAGCCTGGCGCGACGAAGTGCTCGAGGAAGAAGAGCGCGACCGCCACAAGCTCGACCGGCAGATCGTGCGCGAAGAACATTGGCTGCGCTATGGCGTGACGGCGCGCCGCAAGCGCAATGTGGGGCGCCTCGAGCGCCTGTCCGGGCTGCGCCAGAACCGTCGCGAGCAGCGGCGGGTCACGGGTTCGGTCAACATGCAGGTGTCCGAGGGCCGCACTTCGGGTGCGCTGGTGGCGGAAGCCGAGCATATCAGCAAGACCTATGGCGATCGGGTGATTGTCGCCGATTTCTCCACCCGCGTGTTGCGCGGCGACCGGATTGGCATTGTCGGGCCGAACGGCGCGGGCAAGACCACGCTGATCAAGATGCTGACCGGCCTTCTGCCGCCCGATAGCGGCACCGTCAAGCTGGGCGCGGCGCTCGAGATGGCGATGCTCGACCAGGGCCGCGCCAAGCTGCAGCCCGAAACGCGCCTCAAGGATGCCCTGACCGGCGGGGGTAGCGATACCATCCACATCAATGGCGAGCCGCGCCATGTGGTGGGCTATATGAAGGACTTCCTGTTCACGCCCGAACAGGCCAATACGCCCATCGGCAAGCTTTCGGGCGGCGAGCGGGCCCGGGTGGCCCTGGCGCGCGCCTTGTCGCTGCCGTCGAACTTCCTCGTGCTCGACGAGCCGACCAACGATCTCGACCTTGAAACGCTCGATCTGCTCGAGGAAATGGTTTCGGACTATGCCGGCACCGTAGTGGTGGTGAGCCACGATCGGGACTTCCTCGATCGGGTTGCGACCTCCATCATCATTGCCGAGGGGGATGGCATATGGACCGAATATGCCGGTGGCTATTCGGATATGGTGATCCAGCGCGGCGCTGGGGTTAATGCCCGCGCGCCCATAACCAAGGCGACCCACCGCCCCGGCAAGACCTCGCTGGCGCCGGTGACTGCGGCAACCGGCAAGCGCAAGCTTTCCTTCAAGGAGCGGCATGCGCTCGAGAGCCTGCCCAAGGACATCGAAAAGCTCGAGGCCGAGATCAAGGCGATCAACCAGGCGCTGAACGATCCCAAGCTTTATGCGCGCGACCCCGCGGCATTTGCTGAAAAGTCCAAGGCCCTGGTCGCAGCCCAAAGCCGGCGCGACACCGCCGAGCAGCAATGGCTTGAACTCGAGGAACTGCGCGAAACGCTCGAGGGCTAGGCGCCGTCGGCCCAGGGGAAAACGGGTGTGTCGAGGGCGTGCAGGTCTTCGACGGGCTCGCCCGCAATCCGCCGCAGCAGCAGCGAGCCCAGATTGAAGCCGGCTTTGTTGAAGTCCTCGAACACGGTTTCGGCCCCGGGCTGAAACTGGGCGAAGAGGGGGGAGGCTTGCTTGGTCACCACATGCACGCTTTGGCCCACGACGGGGCCGCTGTCGTTGAGGCCGCCGATTATGGCGAGGGCTGAAAGCTCGGAGGCTCCGACATAGCCGTCGGGAGGATTAGGCCGCTTGGCGCGCTTGATGACATAAGTGCGGATGGCGTCGGTCGGGCTGGCCAGGGTGACATCAGCCGCGAATTCGCACTCGATGCCGGCCTCACCGGCGGCGCGGAGCATTCCCGTCTTGAGGTGTTCGGTATAGGTCAGCGCACTGTCGGGCAGCACGATCGAAACCTTGCGGCACCCCTTCTGCACCAGGCGCTTGACGGCGCCATAGGCATAAGCCTCGTTGTCGAAATCGGCATAGGGATGCGCTTCGGGCCACATGCAGCGGCCGTGACTGACAAAGGGGAAATCGTTATCCAGCAAGAAGCGGATGCGGTCGTCGAAGGTTTCCACCTTGGAAAACACCACCCCATCGGCCATGCCATTGCGAACGATATGCCGGATCGGCTCGATCGAGGGCACATTGCGAAACAATGGCGTGATGATGAGATGGAAGGGCGTGTTGCGCATCGCTTCAGTCAGCCCGGCAACGATCGATGAGCCAAAGCCATAGATCTGCTCGTCGGGTTCGAGCACCAAAGAAAGAACATTGGTGCGCCCGGTCTTGAGGCGTAGGGCCGCTCGATCAGGCAGGTAGCCGATCTCGGCTGCGATCTTTTGCACGCGCTCGCGGGTGTCCTGAGCCAACTCGGGGGCATTGTTGAGGGCGCGCGAGATGGTGGTGACCGCCAGCCCGGTCATTTGTGCGATGGTTTTGAGGGTGGGCTTGCCGGACGGCTTGACGCCCCGCTTGGGCTGCACAGGGGCAGGCAGGTTGTGCTCGGACACTTGCAACTTCCTCCGAGCCGGGCGGGCTCCCGGCTGCGCTGTTATCGTCCGACACCCATCAGATCGCGTCGGACCTTTCAACGCCTTAGCGCCGATAGCCGGTTAAGGGAAGTCCGTCGCGCGTGGCGTCCCGGACCAAGACGAAAGTTGAGCAGGCTTTTTCGCCTAAACCAGCTTGTGCAGGGTCACTGTAGCTGGCTTTTCCGGCTCGGCTGCGTTATTTTGGTGTTGCAGCCAGACTGCTTCGGGTCAACGCCGCAGGAGAGGAATGAAGATGACATCGTCGACACCCTTCACCATCCATGCTGGTTCCGTAACCGTAGCCAAACTGCTCCGCCGCGCCAAACGCTGGCAAGGGACCTGTCGCTCCAAACGAATGTGACCGCTCGTCACTCGTTTGTCTCACAAGATCGATAGAAGCCCAGCGTCCCCGCCTCTTGGCGGGTTTGTGGTCCAGCCAAGGGCTGACCGGACGCGCAAGTGGAGCATCCACCCATGCAGGAAAAGAATCTAGGCCGGGCCAAGACCGTCAGGCCCATCATTGTCGAGGTTGGCGGGGAGCCGCAGGGCATTGTCGTGCCTGAAAACGGCGGCTTTCGCTTTGTTGCGGTCAGGCTGCCGGCCTTCGCCATCGATGGCCAGCATTTCGAAACCATAGAAGCAGCACGCCGCGCGGCGTCAGTGGCCTTGCGCGCTGATAAAGGCAACGGCCACTGACGGGATTAAGGGGCTGGCGACGCCAGCTCCGTTTCAGCCATCATTGGTGGAATTGAGCTCTTCGGGGCGCTTGCCCTCGTCCAGCGGCACTGGTTCGGCTCCGGCGGCGTGAGTTGGATCGAGTTCAGCGGCAATGGCGACGTCGATGGCTTCCGCCAGCGCCGGCACATCGACGCGAATGGCACCGTCATGCGCCTGCCGGTCAAGCTCGCTGGCAATCACCTCTGCTATGGTTTCGCGGCGATCCTCGCCAGCATCCGGATTATCCGTTGCCATCGATCGATATCCCTTGTTCGTCCACCCTGACCTCGATGCCGGGGCGTGTCTGTTGCTGATAGATGTAGATGCCGAAGGCAAGAACTGCGACCAGCAGAATGCCGATCACGACGTAAAGTCCGTTTTTGGACACGAAAAGCTCCTGAAACCCGGCTCCAACAACTTCCAACGCGACAAGCGAAGATCGGTTCAATACGCGGAGTTAAACGCCCAGCGCGCCGTCGCGCAGCCGATATTCCGTGGCTCGCCGGAACGGCTCTCCTGGAGAGGGCTCAACAAAAAGACAAATCCGGTCTAGCCGCACTGAGGTTGCCAGCACGGGCGCAAACCACGCCTCGGCGGCAGCCAGGACCCGGTCGTGATCGGCCTTACCCAGCCGATCGGTCAAGGTCATGTGAAACTGAAATTCCTCAAACACATAAGGGTAGCCATAGGCGCCGAGCAGTTCCTGCTGCCGTGGCGTCAACCCAGCCGCTGCGCGGCGGGCCTGATCCTTGAGCGACAGCGGCGCGCGAAAGGGCTCGAAACTTTCCACCACATGGGCCGCAAGATCCTGCAAAGCCTCGTTTGCCTGCGGGATCAGCGCAAGAAAGCCGTGCAAGGAAACGAGTTCGAGCCGCCCTAAGTATAACGGCGCGTGCTCGGCCGCAAAGCGAGCCAGCGCATCCTGCAACTCGGCTTCGCTGGCATCACTGGCCAGCGCCATGGGCGCCTTGATGGTGGCGTGAAAGCCGTAGCGGCGGGCCGAGACCGTGAGGCCGTCGAGCTCCTCGCGGCCAAGCGGCGGGATGGGCTCGCGCACCATGCTCCCGGTGACGGGATCGCGCCCAAGCCACTGATTGGCTCTTGCCCAAAGCGGGTCCGACACATCAGGCGCATAGTAGATTGCATATCGTGGAGCCATAAGATCCTCGCGGGGAATAGAATATCTGCCTGCGGGCGTAGCGCCTGCTGGACAGTAACGATGGGCTTCGCCAAGTTGTGGCTATCGAGCGTCCCAAGGAATGACAAGCCACACTTATGGATCGAGACCTGCTCCAAGCCTGGTTCGGGCACGCCGTTGCCCAGGCCCAACCCGCTCTAGCGGTTCGCGATAACTTGCCGCCCAAGCCTCGGGGGCGCACCGTCGTGGTCGGGGCCGGCAAGGCTTCTGCCCAGATGGCGCAGGCTTTTGAAGCGGCTTGGGACGGACCGCTCAAGGGGCTGGTCGTCACGCGCTATGGCTATGGCGCGCCCTGCGAGCGCATCGAGATCGTGGAAGCCGCCCATCCGGTGCCCGACGAAGCGGGCTTTCTGGCAGCCCGGAGGATTGCCGAAACAGTTTCGGGGCTTGGCCCTGACGATCTGGTCGTGGCGCTGATCTCGGGCGGCGGCTCGGCGCTGCTGCCGGCGCCTGCGCCGGGCCTGACGCTGGATGACGAGCAGGCCATCAACCGCGTTTTGCTGGCTTCAGGCGCCCCGATCGGGGTGATGAACCTGATCCGCAACCAGTTCTCGACCCTCAAGGGTGGGCGGCTGGCTGCACTGGCGGCGCCTGCGCGTGTGGCGACACTCGTCGTGT is a genomic window containing:
- a CDS encoding phosphatase PAP2 family protein, with protein sequence MARSLSQLLNLRSVINFARGEASVLAGVAVVSGLVLAFLSLADQVSEGDTEAFDTALLMLFRTPDPSHQLIGPLWVQEMMRDVTALGSFACLGLLVVGVAIYLVLAGLRHAALLMVVCVLSGTALSTLLKMGYDRPRPDLESFTHQFTSSFPSGHSMLSAVTYLSIGALLARLAPTLALKIYALSAAVFLTLLVGFSRLYLGVHFPSDILAGWCIGAAWALLWSVIAIWLQKRGHVEQPPAETLSDRTA
- a CDS encoding diacylglycerol kinase family protein; its protein translation is MVERHFHVILNTNAGTAHATGTTGETLAAMFAEAGLEATIDADGDAPFKERIERALQSPADTIVAAGGDGTITALAHALVGTDKNLAILPLGTVNLLARDLHLPLTVPDAVKQLQTAELRRIDVGQINGQTFLHKVVIGTIPGVAAGREHIRGTMSIGTKIAFFRYFTRRLARARRMAVRIMPRSGEARVERVQSIAVSSNAYEEGFGKFFARNRLDRGSLTLYVIKHLNLGDVARLTARMLLGRWRDDEALTIESVDELTIETRKKALKVMLDGEVETFSTPLHFKILPLALSVLAPAAPEAPSDAPLPLEEGLAP
- a CDS encoding metallophosphoesterase; its protein translation is MKVVHLSDLHFGKHDTRISAGLAADIELQQPDLVVVSGDFAQVGSREEFVTARAFLDSLSAPYFAVPGNHDVPAINLVRRFLNPYGLYRRYIAEELEPFLELNGVAFVGMRTSRRMRLEWNWGHGTISRDQLEHLEERFSKASPDAIRVVVAHHPLLYPTQPMQQTEARIVKRADEALETFSRLGVRLVLSGHFHLSYVRKHEAVGAVKAGAPTGLRKSAVAPILVAQASSTISTRLRGEPNAYNLIDFKDGMIVITVREWAGETWKTREKASEPA
- a CDS encoding Crp/Fnr family transcriptional regulator — protein: MPKSRQPLMGNYLLRTMPADSFAALYPHLKFLRLPTNTVLAGAGQAVQCHVFLEAGLASAVARSGDNQMVEAAHLGREAMIGHQGLLSVGTSPYEISMQIEGSGWQISGEALRRTIGGHHATMQLLLRFVHALELQIIHSVVANARYSVHQRLARWLLMTHDRLDRNDLPLTHELLATRLGVRRAGITDALHTIEGLGAIRATRGNVQVVSRATLETVAQGSYGVPEAEYERLIGVPLRRGQLAQVSADR
- the rirA gene encoding iron-responsive transcriptional regulator RirA; protein product: MRLTRQSNYAIRTLVYCAVNEPGLSRVADIARAYAISELFLFKLIKPLVENGLLRTVRGRKGGITLGKPADQITLLETIRLTEENFALAECFEEGADCPLIGECDLNGALREALGAFFTVLEGYTIADLAHKKRSIRERLGLQMLEEVGQADEIEEIEPEASPA
- a CDS encoding ATP-binding cassette domain-containing protein: MAAAPLLSLQNIQLTFGGTRLLEGAELIVSPGQRIALVGRNGSGKSTLLKIAAGDVQHDGGVRFVEPSATLRYLPQEPDLSAFATTLEYVEGGLGPGDDLYRAQYLLESLGLTGTENPKNLSGGEGRRAALARVLAPKPDILLLDEPTNHLDLPAIEWLQQELNSMRSAMVLISHDRRFLSDLTRATVWLDRGVTRRLDKGFSAFEAWRDEVLEEEERDRHKLDRQIVREEHWLRYGVTARRKRNVGRLERLSGLRQNRREQRRVTGSVNMQVSEGRTSGALVAEAEHISKTYGDRVIVADFSTRVLRGDRIGIVGPNGAGKTTLIKMLTGLLPPDSGTVKLGAALEMAMLDQGRAKLQPETRLKDALTGGGSDTIHINGEPRHVVGYMKDFLFTPEQANTPIGKLSGGERARVALARALSLPSNFLVLDEPTNDLDLETLDLLEEMVSDYAGTVVVVSHDRDFLDRVATSIIIAEGDGIWTEYAGGYSDMVIQRGAGVNARAPITKATHRPGKTSLAPVTAATGKRKLSFKERHALESLPKDIEKLEAEIKAINQALNDPKLYARDPAAFAEKSKALVAAQSRRDTAEQQWLELEELRETLEG
- a CDS encoding LacI family transcriptional regulator yields the protein MSEHNLPAPVQPKRGVKPSGKPTLKTIAQMTGLAVTTISRALNNAPELAQDTRERVQKIAAEIGYLPDRAALRLKTGRTNVLSLVLEPDEQIYGFGSSIVAGLTEAMRNTPFHLIITPLFRNVPSIEPIRHIVRNGMADGVVFSKVETFDDRIRFLLDNDFPFVSHGRCMWPEAHPYADFDNEAYAYGAVKRLVQKGCRKVSIVLPDSALTYTEHLKTGMLRAAGEAGIECEFAADVTLASPTDAIRTYVIKRAKRPNPPDGYVGASELSALAIIGGLNDSGPVVGQSVHVVTKQASPLFAQFQPGAETVFEDFNKAGFNLGSLLLRRIAGEPVEDLHALDTPVFPWADGA
- a CDS encoding DUF1045 domain-containing protein, coding for MAPRYAIYYAPDVSDPLWARANQWLGRDPVTGSMVREPIPPLGREELDGLTVSARRYGFHATIKAPMALASDASEAELQDALARFAAEHAPLYLGRLELVSLHGFLALIPQANEALQDLAAHVVESFEPFRAPLSLKDQARRAAAGLTPRQQELLGAYGYPYVFEEFQFHMTLTDRLGKADHDRVLAAAEAWFAPVLATSVRLDRICLFVEPSPGEPFRRATEYRLRDGALGV